In Myxococcales bacterium, the DNA window TCCTGATCTGATAAGAATGGATTACGCAGAGGGAAAACCGATAGATAAAGATCTGGATACTATAAAGTTTTCAGCCCAGCGAGCAGCGGATGTAATAGCAGACCTGTTGGCTCTGACCCGCCGTGGTCAGTATAAAATGGTATTGATGGACATGAATGCGCTTCTAAATGATTATTTTTCTTCAGCCGAGTATGATGCAGCTAAAAGAATTCATCCGGAAGTAACTACTGATATTCAACTTTCAGATGACAGATTATTGTTTAAGGGATCTAAAGCCCATCTACCAAAAATAATAATGAACCTCGTTAATAATGCCTTTGAGTCTATGTCTGAAGGAGGAGTACTAAGTATCAGTACTACTATTATCGATGTAGAGGATGATGGGGTACTAAATGATCAGCTAATACCTAGAGGGAGATATAATCTACTTACGATAGAAGATCAAGGAGAGGGTATTCCTGAGGAGAACATATCCAAGATATTTGATCCATTCTTCAGCACCAAGGGTCCCGGACGCGGACTGGGTCTCACCACCGCACTTGGAATCATCCGAGGTCATCACGGAACCCTGCGCGTCGACTGCACATCGGGCATTGGAACCTCGATCCGCATTCTCCTTCCCTCCATCAGCGCGGCGCATCCCCCCAACTTTCGAGGAAAACCCTAGAGCGAGCGATTCCCTCGCGCAGCACACCGACAGCGGGAAATCTTTCTAGATCTCGCCGGAACCAGACTCGTCGAGCAGGCGCCATACTGCGCCCAGCACTTCATCCTTGCTCGCGGTCTTTTCGAAGAACGCACTCGCACCGGCATTCAAAGCCTTGTCTTTTGCCTCTGCAGCAACGCGAGCGGTCAGCACGATGACCGGAATCGATGAAAATGGCACCAGGCTCTTGAGTCGCTCCAGCGTTTTGAATCCGTCTCCCGCGGGCAGACCCAGATCGAGGACAATGAGATCGGGGGTTTCCTTGCGAACCATCGACATGCACGCGACCCCATCGCCCGCGATCACAACTTCGTAGCCGCTCTTTTTGAGCTTGACGCTCATCAGTCTGAGCATGTCTGGATCGTCGTCAACGATCAGGATTTTTTTTGAATTCGACATATCGATTTTCC includes these proteins:
- a CDS encoding response regulator encodes the protein MSNSKKILIVDDDPDMLRLMSVKLKKSGYEVVIAGDGVACMSMVRKETPDLIVLDLGLPAGDGFKTLERLKSLVPFSSIPVIVLTARVAAEAKDKALNAGASAFFEKTASKDEVLGAVWRLLDESGSGEI